A genomic window from Aythya fuligula isolate bAytFul2 chromosome 15, bAytFul2.pri, whole genome shotgun sequence includes:
- the HMOX2 gene encoding heme oxygenase 2: protein MPSLVESSEGGDEGESLRYEEMEDDNVSPTDLSELLKDGTKESHDRAENTQFVKDFLKGRIKKELFKLATVALYFTYSALEEEMDRNKDNPVFAPLYFPLELHRKEALIKDMKYFYGEDWKEKIQCSEATQHYVDRIHHVGQHEPELLVAHAYTRYMGDLSGGQVLKKVAQRALKLPSTDEGIQFYVFENVSNAQQFKQLYRARLNALDLDKSCKERIVEEANRAFRFNMQVFDELDKIGKSLTEEAQEGGLPVHDGKGDLRKCPYYADKLGKAAPGCPYHAAMAVAKQPLVQLILAACVAVAAGAAAWYMM, encoded by the exons ATGCCGTCCCTTGTGGAGAGCTCAGAAGGGGGAGACGAAGGGGAAAGCTTACGCTATGAGGAAATGGAAGATGACAACGTCAG CCCCACCGacctttcagagctgctgaaggaTGGGACTAAGGAATCCCATGACCGTGCGGAGAACACGCAGTTCGTCAAAGACTTCCTGAAAGGACGGATCAAGAAGGAGCTCTTCAAG CTGGCTACTGTGGCACTTTACTTCACGTACTCTGCTCTGGAAGAGGAAATGGATCGCAATAAGGACAACCCGGTCTTTGCTCCTCTGTATTTCCCTCTAGAGCTTCACCGGAAAGAAGCATTGATCAAagacatgaaatatttctatgGAGAAGACTGGAAAGAGAAGATACAGTGCTCAGAGGCGACGCAGCACTATGTGGACAGAATCCACCATGTGGGGCAGCACGAGCCTGAGCTGCTAGTGGCTCACGCTTACACACGCTACATGGGGGACCTCTCAGGTGGCCAGGTGCTGAAGAAGGTAGCCCAGAGGGCCCTGAAGTTACCCAGTACTGACGAAGGGATCCAATTCTACGTGTTTGAAAACGTTTCTAATGCACAGCAGTTCAAGCAGTTGTACAGAGCAAGGCTGAATGCGCTGGACTTGGACAAGAGCTGTAAGGAGCGGATCGTGGAAGAGGCCAACAGAGCCTTCAGGTTTAACATGCAG GTATTTGATGAGCTGGACAAGATCGGCAAGTCGCTGACAGAAGAAGCCCAGGAAGGAGGCCTTCCAGTCCACGACGGAAAAGGAGACCTGCGCAAATGCCCTTACTATGCAGACAAACTAG GCAAGGCAGCACCCGGCTGTCCCTATCACGCTGCCATGGCCGTGGCCAAGCAGCCCCTGGTGCAGCTGATCCTTGCGGCTTGCGTtgctgtggcagcaggagctgcggCGTGGTACATGATGTGA
- the CDIP1 gene encoding cell death-inducing p53-target protein 1 isoform X2, producing the protein MSNDPPPPYPGGPSAPLIEEKHGPPPATDGVSPAVGQPQGVPVPPPEFGPPPYEPPQPGFVPPHMPTDGSGPYVPPGYYPPPGPHPPMGYYPAPGHYPSPGGHTATVLVPSGAATTVTVLQGEIFQGAPVQTVCPHCQQAITTKISYEIGLMSFLLGFFCCFVGCDLCCCLIPCLFDDFKDVTHTCPNCKAYIYTYKRMC; encoded by the exons ATGTCCAACGACCCCCCGCCACCCTACCCGGGCGGCCCCTCGGCACCGCTGATAGAGGAGAAGCACGGCCCGCCCCCTGCCACAG ATGGCGTCTCCCCAGCCGTGGGACAGCCCCAGGGGGTTCCCGTCCCCCCTCCTGAATTTGGGCCCCCTCCCTATGAGCCTCCGCAGCCGGGCTTCGTGCCCCCCCACATGCCCACCGACGGCTCCGGGCCCTACGTGCCGCCTG GTTACTACCCACCGCCAGGCCCTCACCCTCCCATGGGCTACTACCCTGCTCCGGGCCACTATCCGTCACCCGGTGGCCACACGGCAACAGTGCTTGTCCCCTCGGGGGCTGCCACCACGGTGACCGTGCTGCAGGGAGAGATCTTCCAGGGCGCCCCAGTGCAGACGGTGTGTCCCCACTGCCAGCAAGCCATCACCACCAAAATCTCCTATGAGATCGGGCTCATGAGCTTCCTGCTCGGCTTCTTCTGCTGCTTCGTGGG gtgtgatctctgctgctgcctcatcCCCTGCCTGTTCGACGACTTCAAGGACGTGACCCACACGTGTCCCAACTGCAAGGCCTACATCTACACGTACAAGCGCATGTGCTAA
- the CDIP1 gene encoding cell death-inducing p53-target protein 1 isoform X1 — protein MSNDPPPPYPGGPSAPLIEEKHGPPPATDGVSPAVGQPQGVPVPPPEFGPPPYEPPQPGFVPPHMPTDGSGPYVPPAGYYPPPGPHPPMGYYPAPGHYPSPGGHTATVLVPSGAATTVTVLQGEIFQGAPVQTVCPHCQQAITTKISYEIGLMSFLLGFFCCFVGCDLCCCLIPCLFDDFKDVTHTCPNCKAYIYTYKRMC, from the exons ATGTCCAACGACCCCCCGCCACCCTACCCGGGCGGCCCCTCGGCACCGCTGATAGAGGAGAAGCACGGCCCGCCCCCTGCCACAG ATGGCGTCTCCCCAGCCGTGGGACAGCCCCAGGGGGTTCCCGTCCCCCCTCCTGAATTTGGGCCCCCTCCCTATGAGCCTCCGCAGCCGGGCTTCGTGCCCCCCCACATGCCCACCGACGGCTCCGGGCCCTACGTGCCGCCTG CAGGTTACTACCCACCGCCAGGCCCTCACCCTCCCATGGGCTACTACCCTGCTCCGGGCCACTATCCGTCACCCGGTGGCCACACGGCAACAGTGCTTGTCCCCTCGGGGGCTGCCACCACGGTGACCGTGCTGCAGGGAGAGATCTTCCAGGGCGCCCCAGTGCAGACGGTGTGTCCCCACTGCCAGCAAGCCATCACCACCAAAATCTCCTATGAGATCGGGCTCATGAGCTTCCTGCTCGGCTTCTTCTGCTGCTTCGTGGG gtgtgatctctgctgctgcctcatcCCCTGCCTGTTCGACGACTTCAAGGACGTGACCCACACGTGTCCCAACTGCAAGGCCTACATCTACACGTACAAGCGCATGTGCTAA